In a single window of the Antennarius striatus isolate MH-2024 chromosome 3, ASM4005453v1, whole genome shotgun sequence genome:
- the atoh1a gene encoding protein atonal homolog 1a: protein MDVRSVDCWGKGSQEVAILDSRLQNPKVPERGGEPHQEKSHYEPGLTLVDSGSDPRAWLALVQPPGTCAAHVTSPDYLGHSPCPSIGSYQESGSPETHPSPLSNRRTVRSPSSSSSLKVRDLCRLKGTVAGPSVDSSTRQRASSSKPINGVQKQRRVAANARERRRMHGLNHAFDELRSVIPAFDNDKKLSKYETLQMAQIYINALAELLEGPVSSNNSNNDVLNNNNNLPKCDVMLSGAVSFDEEKDRASPSPRIAAPVPVPGSSLPVHMPFRSSFEDGSFSSMAKDAMSTSCSRPGSSLAPVGGGRKESPRSDGEFSPHSHFSDSDEIAMEIHSSEDDDLSELKLRSHHHHTVSF, encoded by the exons ATGGATGTCCGAAGTGTTGACTGCTGGGGCAAAGGCTCGCAGGAGGTGGCAATCCTCGACTCGAGGCTGCAGAACCCGAAAGTTCCGGAAAGGGGAGGGGAGCCGCACCAGGAGAAGTCCCACTATGAACCTGGACTGACGCTCGTGGACAGCGGCAGTGACCCACGCGCCTGGCTGGCTCTGGTGCAGCCCCCTGGCACCTGCGCGGCACACGTCACCTCACCAGACTACCTGGGGCACTCGCCCTGCCCGAGTATTGGGTCCTATCAAG agaGTGGCTCCCCGGAGACCCATCCCAGCCCTCTCAGCAACAGAAGAACTGTCAggagcccctcctcctcctcttccctcaaAGTCAGGGATCTTTGCCGTCTTAAAGGCACGGTGGCGGGTCCCAGCGTGGACTCGTCCACCAGACAGAGAGCCTCGTCCAGCAAACCCATCAACGGGGTCCAGAAGCAGAGACGCGTGGCCGCCAATGCGCGCGAAAGGAGGCGGATGCACGGGCTGAATCACGCGTTCGACGAGCTGCGCAGCGTCATCCCGGCGTTTGACAACGACAAGAAGCTGTCCAAATACGAAACTTTACAAATGGCTCAAATATACATCAACGCTCTGGCTGAGTTGCTTGAAGGTCCAGTGTCctccaacaacagcaacaacgaCGTcttaaacaataacaacaacttGCCAAAATGTGACGTGATGCTGTCAGGTGCAGTTTCCTTTGATGAGGAGAAGGACAGGGCGTCGCCGTCCCCTCGGATCGCGGCCCCGGTACCTGTCCCAGGTAGCAGCTTACCTGTCCACATGCCTTTCCGCTCCTCCTTTGAAGATGGCTCGTTTTCCTCAATGGCAAAAGACGCGATGTCGACGTCTTGCTCTCGGCCAGGTAGTTCGCTCGCACCGGTCGGAGGTGGTAGGAAGGAGTCTCCCCGAAGCGATGGAGAATTTTCCCCACACTCTCATTTTAGTGACTCGGATGAAATCGCGATGGAGATTCACTCGAGTGAAGATGATGACCTTTCAGAACTCAAGCTACGCAGTCATCATCACCATACTGTCTCTTTCTGa